In the genome of Solibacillus silvestris, one region contains:
- a CDS encoding bacitracin ABC transporter ATP-binding protein: MSILQIQDATKVYEGKVTKRALNQLSFEVEKGEFVAIMGPSGSGKTTLLNMVSMIDTLTSGEIIFNGMKPQMLNSEELAYFRRRQLGFVFQDFNLLPTLTVEENVILPLTIDEQPISVMEERLKSLSELLDLTSILMKRPYEISGGQAQRTAIARALIHHPMLVLADEPTGNLDSNASREVLELLARMNKENDTTILMVTHDPIAASYCDRVIFIKDGEFFNEIYTDDRRQTFFQRILNVLSLLGGHVGDFSSIRLP, encoded by the coding sequence ATGTCTATTTTACAAATACAAGATGCAACGAAAGTATATGAAGGAAAAGTAACGAAGCGAGCGCTCAACCAGCTAAGTTTTGAAGTGGAAAAGGGTGAGTTTGTCGCAATTATGGGTCCATCCGGCAGCGGAAAAACAACGCTGTTGAATATGGTATCCATGATTGATACGCTGACATCCGGCGAAATTATCTTTAACGGGATGAAACCTCAAATGCTTAATAGTGAGGAACTTGCTTATTTCAGACGCCGTCAGCTCGGTTTCGTCTTTCAGGACTTTAATTTGCTGCCGACATTGACGGTCGAGGAAAATGTTATTTTGCCGCTGACAATTGATGAACAGCCGATATCTGTCATGGAGGAACGTCTCAAATCTTTAAGTGAGCTGCTCGATTTAACGTCAATTTTAATGAAACGACCGTATGAAATTTCAGGGGGACAAGCCCAAAGAACAGCTATTGCACGTGCACTAATCCACCATCCGATGCTCGTTTTAGCCGATGAGCCGACAGGAAATCTGGATTCGAATGCATCACGTGAAGTGTTGGAGCTTCTGGCAAGAATGAATAAAGAAAACGATACGACGATTTTGATGGTGACACATGATCCCATTGCGGCGAGTTATTGCGACCGAGTTATTTTTATTAAAGACGGCGAGTTTTTCAATGAAATTTATACTGACGATCGTCGCCAAACATTTTTCCAACGCATTTTAAATGTATTAAGTTTATTAGGGGGACATGTAGGTGACTTTTCTTCAATTCGCTTACCGTAA